One window of Brevibacillus choshinensis genomic DNA carries:
- a CDS encoding DUF6886 family protein codes for MSLLFHFSENPTIQSFLPRLHPSHPTIAPAVWAIDEEHAPMYYLPRDCPRIAYYPREESSSEDIEGYLKQTRAKKVIAIESSWYRVLRETVLYRYTFEPGPFTCWDQGGGYYIAYSTVVPLEVQPMGDLLEKLMESDVELRITPSLTPLRDYLVSTTLHYSMIRMRNAKP; via the coding sequence ATGAGCTTATTGTTTCACTTTAGTGAGAATCCGACGATACAAAGCTTTCTCCCACGCCTTCACCCGTCACACCCTACTATAGCTCCTGCCGTCTGGGCGATCGATGAAGAGCATGCACCCATGTATTATCTTCCCCGTGATTGTCCTCGGATCGCTTATTACCCCCGGGAGGAGAGCAGCTCTGAAGACATTGAGGGTTACTTGAAACAAACCCGCGCGAAGAAGGTCATCGCGATCGAGAGCAGCTGGTATCGAGTCTTGCGGGAAACCGTTCTGTATCGCTATACATTTGAGCCTGGGCCATTCACATGCTGGGATCAGGGAGGAGGCTATTATATCGCTTACTCGACCGTAGTACCTCTCGAGGTCCAGCCGATGGGAGATCTACTGGAGAAGCTGATGGAGTCGGATGTCGAGCTTCGCATCACCCCATCCTTGACACCTTTGCGAGATTATCTGGTGTCCACCACACTCCACTACTCCATGATTCGCATGCGAAATGCAAAGCCCTAA
- a CDS encoding phosphodiester glycosidase family protein, giving the protein MQTLSRARSYKRTARTARRPWRWVKRLMLLTALTFTTLALGGIIFLFGTQTGEDLREWAAGTLLTTQHDYWAPYTFIPEDKLNALKEQIKHPEVINSETDLGSTELPAMKPIVIPLPEKPKELVDIEEINVKKDNYYFKGKIMYIHDPTRVQLLVTNRKDRGDLLDEFVKKSNAIGIVNASGFSDPDGYGKGAQAYGVVIHDGKIIQGYNPKSGETALGITYEGKLVTGSYTAEQLVKMGVRDAMSFRPQLIVNGKNMFTDKPARSWGIQPRTAIGQKEDGTIVFVVIDGRQPGHSIGASMNDLAELLEERGIVTAMAMDGGSSSMMLHNGEAITKTSCPYYRGRYLPNAWAVI; this is encoded by the coding sequence ATGCAAACGTTATCCCGAGCACGCTCCTACAAACGAACAGCAAGAACGGCAAGAAGGCCGTGGCGTTGGGTCAAACGATTGATGCTGTTAACTGCTTTGACGTTTACAACCCTTGCGCTGGGAGGCATTATCTTCTTATTTGGTACCCAGACGGGAGAAGATTTGCGTGAATGGGCAGCTGGCACCTTGCTGACAACCCAGCATGATTATTGGGCCCCTTACACTTTTATACCCGAAGACAAGCTGAATGCATTAAAAGAACAGATCAAGCATCCTGAAGTGATCAACTCAGAAACGGATCTTGGATCTACAGAACTACCCGCTATGAAACCGATTGTCATTCCTCTACCGGAAAAACCGAAAGAGCTGGTCGACATTGAGGAAATCAACGTCAAGAAAGACAATTATTATTTTAAAGGGAAGATTATGTACATCCACGATCCTACACGCGTGCAGCTTCTCGTCACGAATCGGAAAGACCGTGGTGATTTGCTCGACGAATTCGTCAAAAAATCGAATGCGATCGGCATCGTGAATGCGAGTGGTTTTTCCGACCCTGACGGTTATGGAAAAGGCGCACAAGCTTATGGAGTCGTCATACATGACGGAAAAATAATTCAAGGCTACAATCCAAAGAGTGGTGAAACGGCACTCGGCATTACCTACGAAGGCAAGCTGGTTACCGGTAGCTATACGGCTGAACAGCTCGTAAAAATGGGTGTACGCGATGCGATGAGCTTTCGCCCTCAATTGATCGTGAACGGGAAAAACATGTTCACGGATAAACCCGCCAGAAGCTGGGGGATTCAACCACGTACGGCAATCGGACAAAAGGAAGATGGTACGATCGTCTTTGTCGTCATTGACGGTCGACAACCAGGTCACTCTATCGGGGCCAGCATGAATGATCTGGCTGAACTGCTGGAGGAGCGTGGGATTGTTACTGCGATGGCCATGGACGGTGGCTCCAGCTCTATGATGCTCCACAATGGGGAGGCGATCACCAAAACCTCTTGCCCTTATTATCGTGGACGCTATTTACCAAACGCATGGGCAGTCATCTAA
- a CDS encoding DEAD/DEAH box helicase, protein MSTTFTDLHISAPLVNILRERNMEKPTPVQVEAIPLILEGRDALVESPTGTGKTFAYLLPLLSKVNMDKKDVQAIVLAPTHELVMQIAREAERLLPSIENAVVPIIGGVDVRRQVERLRKKPVLVVATPGRLLELIDQRKLKVHEVKTVVVDEADRMLDAGFGKPVAEVMKRTLRDTQRLLFSATLPEGVVEASEVFTKDAAVIRAAAPEGAAGVAHMYLVSDPRKKVDNLRRLLRLVDVRSSIVFVNQIEKVDEIVSKLNYHHLPCRFLHRDASKEDRARTLQQFRDGVFPVLITTDVSARGIDIPEVECIVHYDPASDADTYVHRSGRTGRMGRAGLVFSIISSQERFIVEKFSKQTGLPIAEKFMSHGALEDPKPYQKPPVKTAKPAGKSPASKSSTPGKRVHKKGGFGTK, encoded by the coding sequence GTGAGCACCACGTTTACTGATTTACACATTAGCGCGCCGCTTGTCAACATTTTGCGCGAACGAAATATGGAAAAGCCGACTCCCGTTCAAGTGGAAGCCATTCCGCTGATCTTGGAAGGTCGGGACGCATTGGTAGAATCTCCGACAGGGACTGGCAAGACTTTCGCCTATCTGCTGCCGTTACTTTCGAAAGTGAACATGGATAAAAAAGACGTACAAGCAATTGTGTTGGCTCCGACGCATGAGTTGGTGATGCAAATTGCCCGAGAAGCTGAACGTCTTCTCCCTTCGATTGAAAACGCGGTTGTACCGATTATTGGTGGGGTCGATGTAAGACGCCAGGTGGAAAGGCTGAGAAAGAAGCCTGTGCTTGTCGTCGCTACACCCGGTAGACTTTTGGAACTCATCGATCAACGCAAGCTAAAGGTACATGAGGTCAAAACGGTTGTCGTAGACGAGGCAGACCGCATGTTGGATGCAGGCTTTGGAAAACCGGTTGCAGAGGTCATGAAACGGACTCTGCGTGATACCCAACGTCTTCTCTTTTCCGCGACGTTGCCTGAGGGCGTTGTAGAGGCTTCTGAAGTCTTTACAAAAGATGCTGCTGTCATTCGTGCTGCCGCGCCTGAAGGAGCAGCAGGAGTTGCACACATGTATCTGGTGAGCGACCCGCGCAAAAAAGTGGACAATCTGCGTCGACTGCTACGATTGGTTGACGTTCGATCCTCCATCGTCTTTGTGAACCAGATCGAGAAAGTCGATGAGATCGTTTCTAAGCTCAATTACCATCACCTCCCTTGCCGTTTCTTGCATCGTGATGCGTCGAAGGAAGATCGCGCTCGTACCCTGCAGCAGTTCCGTGATGGTGTATTCCCTGTACTCATCACCACCGATGTGTCTGCACGTGGGATCGACATTCCGGAGGTGGAATGCATCGTTCACTACGATCCAGCATCGGATGCGGATACGTATGTGCACCGCAGTGGACGCACAGGACGCATGGGCAGAGCAGGACTTGTGTTTTCCATCATCAGCAGCCAAGAACGCTTCATCGTCGAGAAATTTTCCAAGCAGACAGGCTTGCCTATTGCTGAGAAATTTATGTCGCATGGGGCTCTGGAAGATCCTAAGCCGTATCAAAAGCCACCAGTGAAGACGGCGAAGCCTGCAGGAAAATCGCCAGCATCCAAGTCATCGACTCCTGGAAAACGCGTACATAAGAAAGGCGGCTTTGGAACAAAGTAG
- a CDS encoding serine/threonine protein kinase: MWNKIVTWWNNTVRDRAYLPGRQIDRYRISKVLGMGSYGIAYLALDLISHTQVVLKQVKPSLRHSPKGEDMQAYEQKVLAALSHPQIPRWLRSFTYRQDSFLVMTFIEGPTLEEALFEQMITIDERSAARLMKKIGEIVAHLHEHRLIHRDVRIPNVIWHHDEPYLIDFGLARFLGDSPTYAAETLSAYDSEKQLKREVAPSSDLFALGHFFLFLLYSGFTPSEDEPERSWEQELSLSPAVHGMIRRLLQLDAPYPSVEAFLVDLEEFLDKPNHSSA; this comes from the coding sequence ATGTGGAACAAAATTGTTACATGGTGGAACAATACTGTGCGTGACCGCGCCTATTTACCGGGACGCCAGATCGACCGATATCGCATTTCGAAAGTGCTCGGAATGGGCAGCTACGGAATTGCTTACCTCGCTTTGGACCTGATTTCCCACACGCAGGTCGTACTCAAACAAGTGAAGCCCAGTCTGCGCCATTCTCCCAAAGGAGAAGACATGCAAGCCTATGAACAAAAGGTGCTGGCTGCTCTCTCCCACCCCCAGATACCGCGGTGGTTGCGCTCTTTTACGTATAGACAGGATTCGTTTCTCGTCATGACTTTTATCGAGGGACCTACCCTGGAGGAAGCCCTCTTTGAGCAAATGATTACGATCGACGAAAGATCTGCAGCTCGGTTAATGAAAAAAATCGGTGAAATTGTCGCACATCTGCATGAGCATAGACTGATCCATCGAGACGTGCGCATTCCCAATGTCATTTGGCACCATGATGAGCCATACCTCATAGACTTTGGACTCGCTCGCTTTCTCGGTGACAGCCCAACATACGCTGCAGAAACTTTATCCGCCTACGATTCGGAGAAGCAATTGAAAAGAGAAGTAGCACCATCCAGCGATTTGTTTGCACTCGGTCATTTCTTTTTGTTTTTGCTTTACTCTGGTTTCACACCAAGTGAAGATGAGCCCGAACGCAGTTGGGAGCAAGAATTGTCGCTATCACCCGCCGTGCATGGGATGATCCGTCGTTTACTGCAGCTGGATGCCCCTTATCCGAGCGTCGAGGCGTTTCTCGTGGATCTGGAAGAATTCTTGGATAAACCGAACCACTCAAGTGCTTAA